From the Candidatus Eremiobacteraceae bacterium genome, one window contains:
- a CDS encoding M4 family metallopeptidase: MRKTISAPCCSIIPPHIFNRLSQSRDPELQRLGLRGLQITARLRAQRSANEPLEGPGADTPGVLTRSVYTASRHESLPGRIVRPEGGPATGDTAEDQAYDGAGIVWDFYKSVFNRDSIDNKGLRLDSTVHYGAGYDNAFWNGSQMVYGDGDGKLMHAFTGAIDVIGHEMTHGVTQNESALAYLGESGALNESLSDVFGILVKQRHLDLDAATSDWLIGEGILIPPHPLPAGAVCRGLRDMLNPGTAYRGLAFGDDPQSATYADRFTGSDDNGGVHINSGIPNRVFATYAVAVGGKAWETPGRVWYMAATGSGLPSTATFAQFKAITLDVARQVDAGSVPALQYAWASVGV; encoded by the coding sequence ATGCGAAAGACGATCTCAGCGCCGTGCTGTTCGATCATCCCGCCGCACATCTTCAACCGGCTCAGCCAAAGCCGGGACCCGGAGCTGCAGCGGCTCGGGCTTCGCGGTCTGCAGATCACCGCTCGACTGCGCGCACAGCGCTCGGCGAACGAACCACTTGAAGGCCCGGGTGCCGATACGCCGGGCGTGCTGACGCGAAGCGTCTACACCGCCTCCCGCCACGAATCGCTTCCAGGCCGAATCGTCCGGCCGGAGGGCGGCCCCGCGACCGGGGATACGGCGGAGGATCAAGCTTACGACGGCGCCGGAATCGTCTGGGACTTCTACAAGAGCGTCTTCAACCGCGACTCGATCGACAACAAAGGCCTCCGGCTCGATTCAACGGTCCACTACGGCGCCGGCTACGACAACGCGTTTTGGAATGGATCGCAGATGGTCTACGGAGACGGCGATGGAAAGTTGATGCATGCGTTTACCGGCGCGATCGACGTCATCGGACACGAGATGACACACGGCGTCACGCAGAACGAATCGGCGCTCGCCTACCTCGGTGAATCTGGAGCCTTGAACGAGTCGCTATCGGATGTCTTCGGGATCCTGGTGAAACAGCGGCACCTCGACCTTGATGCCGCGACTTCTGACTGGCTCATCGGTGAAGGCATCCTCATCCCGCCGCATCCGTTACCAGCAGGCGCGGTCTGCCGCGGATTGCGCGACATGCTCAACCCAGGCACGGCTTATCGCGGATTGGCGTTCGGCGACGATCCCCAGTCGGCGACGTATGCCGATCGCTTCACAGGTTCTGATGACAACGGCGGCGTGCACATAAACTCGGGGATACCGAACAGGGTTTTTGCGACGTACGCGGTCGCCGTCGGCGGCAAAGCGTGGGAGACTCCCGGCCGCGTCTGGTACATGGCAGCGACCGGATCAGGTTTGCCATCGACGGCGACGTTTGCGCAGTTCAAAGCGATCACGCTCGATGTCGCGAGGCAGGTCGACGCCGGCTCGGTCCCGGCGCTGCAGTATGCTTGGGCTTCAGTCGGCGTATGA